The genome window GAGGGAAAAGCCGACCGCAAACCAGCAGGGGCATCGTCTGGCAGGCGCAGCGACATATGCCCCGCCTCGCTCGGACACGAAACCCACACGTTCGCCACCTTGAACAGCGCCGCCGCGCCGAAGCCGGTGCCGATATTCGCGATGAGGAGGCGCATTGCCCGGCTCAGGTCCGGTGCCGGGCCACTCAACAGCGCGTAATCCGGCTCCGTCAGTGTGAGCGCACCATAGGCCGCCGCCTCGACATCGTTGAGCAGTGTGCAGGGGGCGCCCGCCTCCGCCTCGACCTCCGCCTCGCGGATCGTCCAGGCGATGTTGGTCAGGTGAATTTCGCCCGCCGCGACAGGCCCAGCCGCACCGATGGCGACCGAAGCGCAGCCCGCAAGACCGCCGGTCTCGGCCGCATAAGCGCGCATCGCATGAATGAAGCTTTCGAAGCGCGCACCCTGATAAGCGCGGCGCTCAGCAACGACAAGGCCATCGAACACGCGCGCGAACCGCACATTCGTGCCGCCCACGTCGGCGATGAGACGCCACGGCGTCACGCCACGACCTCCGGCGCACCTTCGGCCAGCACCTTGAGGAAGCTCTTGCGCCAGAACGCGACGTCATGCGCGCGAATACGCGATATGAGAGCGGAGTGGCGCTCGACGCGTTCTTCTAGCGGCATGCGAAGCGCGGTCTGCATCGCGTTCGCCATGTCATCGATGTCGTAAGGGTTCACGATCAGCGCCTCTTCGAGTTCTTCCGCCGCGCCCGCGAATTTCGACAGCACGAGCACGCCCGGATCTTCCTCATCCTGCGCGGCCACGTATTCCTTGGCAACAAGGTTCATGCCGTCGCGCAGCGGCGTGACAAGGCCGACCTCGCTGCCCCTGAACAGAGCCGCCAGCGTATCGCGCGGCATTGCCCGGTGAACATAGCGCAAGGGCGTCCAGTCGAAATCGCCGAACTCGCCGTTGATCGCGCCGGACAGGCCCTCCAACTCCTCGCGGATGTTGGCGTAGGCTTCCACCTCGATGCGGGTCGGCGGAGCGATCTGCATCAGCGTCACGGCCTTCCAGTGCTCGGGATGCATTTCGAGGAACTTGCGAAACGCCTTGAAGCGCTCGGGCAGGCCCTTCGTGTAATCGAGGCGGTCCACGCCGATGATGTGCGAGCGCACGACCGTGCGGCGGTTGAGCCGCTCGATCTGCGAATCCGCCTCCGGCGTTTGTGCGGCGTTGGCGAATTCGTCGACATCGATGCCGATCGGAAAGGCGCGCGCGATCACGGTGCGGCCGTAAGCGCGAACCCTGTCATCGTCCAGGATTTCGCCGTTCGCGTGGTTCTCGATGAAACGATGGAAATTGCTGACGTCGTTTTCGGTCTGAAAGCCGATCACGTCGAACTGAAACAGCGCTTCGACAAGCCATTCATGCGTCGGGATGGCTTGCAGAAGTTCCGGCGGTGGAAACGGGATATGCAGGAAAAAGCCGAGCCGCTGCTTCGCGCCGAGCGCACGCAATTCGCTGGCAAAGGAAATCAGGTGATAGTCGTGCGCCCAGACGATGTCTGTGGGCCGAAGAAGCGGAGCCAGCGCCGTCGCGAAGTTGCGATTGACGCGCTTGTAGCCTTCGAAATAGGCGGGTTCGAACTGCACGAGGTCGAGCCGATAGTGGCAGACAGGCCAGAGCACCTTGTTCGCGAAGCCGAGATAATATTCTTCGTAGTCCCGCTCGGTCATCGGGATGGTGGCGGTTGTGACCGCACCGTTCTCGTTCGTCGACACCGCAGCGGGCTCGCCTTCTTCGACGAGCTTTCCGTCCCAGCCGAACCAGATGCCGCCGACCGTTCGCAACGCATCTCCCAGCGCGACCGCAAGGCCGCCTGACTGCACCTGGGCTTCGAGATCCGCGACGCGGTTCGAAACGATGACGAGACGGCTCAAACGAAAGCCTCCCATGGCTTGGACAGGCGCGTTGCCCCGTTGATGATGCCGACCATCGAATAGGTTTGAGGGAAGTTGCCCCAGGCCGCGCCCGTGACCGGATCGGTATCCTCAGACATAAGTCCCAAATGGTTACGGGCGTTCAAAAGCGACTGGAAAATTTCCCGCGCCTGCTCGCTTTTTCCAACGCGGGCCAGTGCATCGAGCCGCCAGAACGCGCAAATGTTGAAGGCTGTTTCGGGAACGCCGAAATCGTCGGCCGCTTCGTAACGCATCATGAACGGCCCGCGCCCCAGCACTTTTTCGAGCTGGGTGACGGTGGAAAGAAAGCGCGGGTCTTGCCCATCGATGAAACCGAGTTCGCCCATCAGAAGCACGCTTGCGTCCAGATGCTCGCCGCCAAAGCTCTCGACGAAAGCCTTGCGCTTATCTGACCATGCGCAGGTAACAATCTTATGCCGGATAAGTTCGGCGCGCTCACGCCAGAAAGCGACACGGTTGTGCTCGCCGACATAAGACGCGAGCTTCGCCAGACGGTCGCACGCGGCCCAGCACATGACGCTTGACGAGGTGTGCACGCGGGCGCGGTTGCGAAGCTCCCAGATGCCCGCGTCCGGTACGTCGTGCAGCTTGAACGCCTGCTCGCCGACATGTTCGAGCCGGCGGAAATCTTCCACGCCCGCGCGCGTCAGGAGGCGCTTGTCGATGAAGGCCTGCGCCGCGCCGAGGATCAGATTGCCGTAGGTGTCGTGCTGGAAATGTTCGTAGGCCTGATTGCCGATGCGCACCGGGCCGTTATCCACGCCGCTTTCGCTCTGGAAACCAGGCAGCGCCGCCGCCGTGCTCTCGAACAGCTCTTTATCGAGCGCGATCCCATAGACGGGCTGGATATGCCCATCCGAAGACGCGACGATGTTCATGATCCAGCGGTAATAATTCTCCAGCGTGCGGCCCGCCGAGAGGCTCGTCAGCGCGCGGATGACGAAATAGGCGTCGCGCACCCAGCAATAGCGATAGTCCCAGTTACGGCCCGTGCCCGGCGCTTCAGGAATGCTGGTCGTCATCGCGGCCACGATGGCGCCCGTCGGCTCGTAGGAGCAGAGCTTCAGCGTGACGGCCGCGCGGATCACCGCTTCCTGCCACTCCGGCTGAAGCGCCAGTCTGCCGCTCCAGTTCTGCCAATAGACGGTTGTCTGCTCTTCGAAATCGCGGGCAATGTTGAAGGGGCTGTCCGTCAGGGTCTCGTCCGGGCCCATCACGAAATGGATCGGTTCGGTGAGATTGAAGACGGTCTCCTCCAAAACGTAGTCGACAGGCGCGTCGATCGTCACGCGCACCGTCATGTCGGGGCCGATGAAGCGGATGTGGTTCGACCCGGATGTGATCTGCGGCTCCACCGCGCCGTAGCGGAAGCGAGGCCTGATGCGGACGCGGATGCGCGGCGACCCGTCCTTGACGGTAACGGTTCTGATCAGCGTCTTCGGGCGGAACGGGCGATTGCGCTTATAGAAGCGTGGGATGAAGTCCGTAATCTCCACGGAGCCGCTTTCCGCATGCAGCACGGTTTTCAGAATGGCCGTGTTGGGAACGTAGAACTGCTCGGTCGATTTCAGCCCCGGCATCTCGATCGTGAAAGCGCCATCGTCGGGATTGCGGTTCTTGCAGCCGAGAAGCTGATGAAACACCGGATCGCCATCGAAACGCGGAAGGCAGCACCACACGATGCGCGCGCTTGTGTCGACGAGGGCGCTGATATTGCAGTTTCCGATGAGGCCCAGATCGAGATTAGCCATTAAACTCAACGTCCTTCAAGTGTGCCGACGGTGGCGTAGAGCCAGGAGAGGAAAGTGGGGACGTCCGGGACGCGATATTGCGCTGCGCTTTCGCCCGGACCGACCTTCGCGGTGATGCCACCCAAAGCGTTCACGACGAGGATCGCGTCTTCATCGGTTGCGTCGTCGCCCGCGAAGAACGGGATGCGTCCCTCAAACGGCGGTTGTTGCATCAAGAGGGCGATGGCCGTGCCTTTCGTCGCGCGATGCAGCCGAAGCTCGATGACCATCTTGCCATGCGTGAGAACGAAGCTGGACAGGGGGGCCGCCAATACCTCCACGAGCGCAAGGCAAAGCGTTTCAAGCTCGGGGCGCAACCGATAATGGATCGCGAGCGCGCCGCGCTTTCTTTCGAGAAGAAGGCCGGGATTTTGAGCGGCGAAGTCGGCAAGCACCGCTTCTATGCGCGCGCCTGCGGCATCGTCCGACGCCTCGGTGAGCCGGAAGCCGCGCACATCCCTCAGTTCGTAACCGTGGACGCCCGCGACCGGCAGTCTGAGCGGCGCGAGGAACCTGTCGATGGTGTCGATCTCTCGACCCGTCACGATAGCGAGTGCCCCGTCCGTGCTGGCGTAGAGGCTTTCGAGGGCAGCGGGCGTGCGCGGATCGACGACGACCGCCGTGGGCGTGTCCGCGATCTCGGTCAACGTGCCGTCGAAATCGAGAAAGAATGCGTAGGCGCCGACGTTACTCAGGCTCGGCAGAAAATCCATGGGCAACGTCCGGGGAGCTCGACCGCTCGGCCTATCAACTGGGAACGAGCGGGCGGGAGTGTCAAGTGAAGGCACAGTCAATTTCTCGCGGGTAACAAAAACGAAAGCGGGCTCGGGAAACGGCCTGCCGTCGAGATATGCGGTAGCTGGAGATAAGCCGCAATAGAAGAATAAAGTGCTGATTTTATGGCATTATTTGTGAAGCCCAAGCTTCGGACGAACAATGTGCCAAGCATCGCACACCGGCTTGAAACCCAGTTTTGCGTAACAGCGGTTG of Rhodomicrobium vannielii ATCC 17100 contains these proteins:
- a CDS encoding ROK family protein, yielding MTPWRLIADVGGTNVRFARVFDGLVVAERRAYQGARFESFIHAMRAYAAETGGLAGCASVAIGAAGPVAAGEIHLTNIAWTIREAEVEAEAGAPCTLLNDVEAAAYGALTLTEPDYALLSGPAPDLSRAMRLLIANIGTGFGAAALFKVANVWVSCPSEAGHMSLRLPDDAPAGLRSAFPSVEHALSGRGLVDLHAALSGRDDGLSARDICANAAYDPAAAATIRLFAEITGSVLGDLTLAYTAWDGVFLVGSVAKGCAATDPRAMRAAFENKGPMSDRLKAVPVALMLKEDPAFFGLAIAPMRTR
- the otsA gene encoding alpha,alpha-trehalose-phosphate synthase (UDP-forming), which codes for MSRLVIVSNRVADLEAQVQSGGLAVALGDALRTVGGIWFGWDGKLVEEGEPAAVSTNENGAVTTATIPMTERDYEEYYLGFANKVLWPVCHYRLDLVQFEPAYFEGYKRVNRNFATALAPLLRPTDIVWAHDYHLISFASELRALGAKQRLGFFLHIPFPPPELLQAIPTHEWLVEALFQFDVIGFQTENDVSNFHRFIENHANGEILDDDRVRAYGRTVIARAFPIGIDVDEFANAAQTPEADSQIERLNRRTVVRSHIIGVDRLDYTKGLPERFKAFRKFLEMHPEHWKAVTLMQIAPPTRIEVEAYANIREELEGLSGAINGEFGDFDWTPLRYVHRAMPRDTLAALFRGSEVGLVTPLRDGMNLVAKEYVAAQDEEDPGVLVLSKFAGAAEELEEALIVNPYDIDDMANAMQTALRMPLEERVERHSALISRIRAHDVAFWRKSFLKVLAEGAPEVVA
- a CDS encoding glycoside hydrolase family 15 protein translates to MANLDLGLIGNCNISALVDTSARIVWCCLPRFDGDPVFHQLLGCKNRNPDDGAFTIEMPGLKSTEQFYVPNTAILKTVLHAESGSVEITDFIPRFYKRNRPFRPKTLIRTVTVKDGSPRIRVRIRPRFRYGAVEPQITSGSNHIRFIGPDMTVRVTIDAPVDYVLEETVFNLTEPIHFVMGPDETLTDSPFNIARDFEEQTTVYWQNWSGRLALQPEWQEAVIRAAVTLKLCSYEPTGAIVAAMTTSIPEAPGTGRNWDYRYCWVRDAYFVIRALTSLSAGRTLENYYRWIMNIVASSDGHIQPVYGIALDKELFESTAAALPGFQSESGVDNGPVRIGNQAYEHFQHDTYGNLILGAAQAFIDKRLLTRAGVEDFRRLEHVGEQAFKLHDVPDAGIWELRNRARVHTSSSVMCWAACDRLAKLASYVGEHNRVAFWRERAELIRHKIVTCAWSDKRKAFVESFGGEHLDASVLLMGELGFIDGQDPRFLSTVTQLEKVLGRGPFMMRYEAADDFGVPETAFNICAFWRLDALARVGKSEQAREIFQSLLNARNHLGLMSEDTDPVTGAAWGNFPQTYSMVGIINGATRLSKPWEAFV
- the otsB gene encoding trehalose-phosphatase produces the protein MDFLPSLSNVGAYAFFLDFDGTLTEIADTPTAVVVDPRTPAALESLYASTDGALAIVTGREIDTIDRFLAPLRLPVAGVHGYELRDVRGFRLTEASDDAAGARIEAVLADFAAQNPGLLLERKRGALAIHYRLRPELETLCLALVEVLAAPLSSFVLTHGKMVIELRLHRATKGTAIALLMQQPPFEGRIPFFAGDDATDEDAILVVNALGGITAKVGPGESAAQYRVPDVPTFLSWLYATVGTLEGR